A region of the Candidatus Eisenbacteria bacterium genome:
CGGGACGGAAGGTCCAGCGCCGGAGCGCCTCCTGGGCCGCTTCGGTCAGGCCCTCGACGCCGCGCACCACGGACACTCGCCGGACGTTCCCCTGCGGGTCCACGAGCACCCGGAGCAGCACCTTCCCCGTGATCCCGTTCTCCCGCGCCCACGCGGGGTACTCGGGCGGTGGCCGGTGCACCGGGACCGGAGGCTCGTCGAAGTAGACGAACACTCCCTCCGCCGGCAGGTCCGCTTCCGTCACGGATCGAGCTCCGGTATCCACGCCGGGTTCGCGACCCGGAGGCGATCCCGGTCCATCCCTCCGGTCCACTCCGTTCCCGCTTGGAACCGCGGTCTTCGGAGGCTCGAACAGGATCCGCTCCACGGGCTTCCACGCGGGCACGTCGGTCGGAATCGCTGGGGGTGAGGGCGTGTCGATCGCAGGCGCGGGAGGCACGACGACGGGATGATGGGGAACGATCGCGACCGT
Encoded here:
- a CDS encoding TonB family protein, whose protein sequence is MTARAVPPPGQTPFPFRELTFVARRNLTRGLTMSALAHLALLSAILVSQEREPALRLVRGTVAIVPHHPVVVPPAPAIDTPSPPAIPTDVPAWKPVERILFEPPKTAVPSGNGVDRRDGPGSPPGREPGVDTGARSVTEADLPAEGVFVYFDEPPVPVHRPPPEYPAWARENGITGKVLLRVLVDPQGNVRRVSVVRGVEGLTEAAQEALRRWTFRPATTNGRPVAVWVEIPVEFRLD